CGTGTCCCACCTGCTGAGGAACGGCTCGACCAGCCTGCGGTAGGCGCCCGCGTCACGCGGCCCGAAGGAGGCGGCCGTCTCGGCCACGGAACGGGACAGCACCGCGGCCGTGCCGTCCAGGAAGGGGTGCGCCATGGGCAGGTCGGCGTGCAGCCACTCCAGCCCGTACCTCGCCAGCGGCATCGCCCTGAACGCCGGGGAGTTGACGCCGAGCGGGTGCGCCGCCGAGCAGGGGTCGTGCCGGAAGCCGGGCAGCGTCAGCTCTTCCGTCCGGGCACCACCGCCCACGGTGTCGCGTGCCTCGAAGACGGCGACGGAGAAGCCCCGCCGGGCCAGCTCCACGGCAGCCGTCAACCCGTTGGGGCCCGCCCCCACCACGACCACATCGAGCATCGACGGCACCTTCGGACTCCTTTGTCGGCCGACGGCCACTTCGGATCAGGATATGCCGGGACACCGACACTGCCCGGCGCGGGTAACCTCGGCCGGATGACGCGCCGTTTCCGCATCCAATCGCCCGGCGAGGGCACCGACGACACCGCCTGGCACTGGTTCGAGGTCGAGGACGACGGCTGGGTGCTGCGGCAGGCGGTGTTCGAGGCGGCACTGGAGATCCCGCGCTCCTGCGAGCCCCTCCAGAATGCCGACGGCACCACGTCCGGCGGTGCCTCGATGGCCGCCGCACAGGCCCAACTGGCCCTCGTACGAGAGCGGTTCGGGCGCCTCGGCGTGCAGCTCTACCAGACCGTGTACGGACCGTTCACCGAGGGCGCCGTGGAGGTGCCGCCGGAGGCGGTGGACGTGACCGAGCCGGAGTTCGAGCGGGCGTGGTCCACGGCTCTGCGGCACCGGCATCTGAGCCACTACACCACCGGCCCGCTGCCCGAGGGGTACCTGGTCACCGGCATGGTGTGCGCGCTGCCGTGGGGACCGGGCCGGACCGGGCTGTTCGTCGACATCAACCTGCCGGTGGACGCCTTCGTGGACATCGCCTGGCTGCCCTTCGACCCCGCGGACTGGCCCGCGGTGGGCACCGTGGCCGAGTTCGAGGTCGTCACCCTGCGCTTCAGTTCGGCCCGCCCGCAGATCAGGCTGCGCCCGACAGCAGCTCCGCCACCCGGCGAGCCGTGGCCGCGTCGCGCGCAGCGGTGAACGGCAGCACATTGCCGCCGGTTATGCGGAACGGCTCGCCCGCGCGGGTCAGGTGGGCGCCGCCGGCCTCCTCGACGAGGAGGATGCCCGCCGCGTGGTCCCAGGCGGCCTCCCAGGAGAACGCGGTGGCGTCCAGCTCACCCCGGGCGATGGCCAGATACTCCAGGCCCGCGGAGCCGCAGGCGCGCGGCCGGACGCCGTCCGTCCACAGGCCGAGCAGCGCGCGCTTCTGTTCGTCGGTCGTGTAGTCCGGGTGGGAGGTGGCCACCCGGAGGTCACTGCCGGGCTGGGGCACGCCCGCGTGCAGGGGTGTGCCGTCGAGGAAGGCGCCCTGTCCGCGGATCGCCGTGGCGAGCTGGTCGCGGGCCGCGGCGAACGTCCACGACGCGCGGACGACTCCTCGGTGGGCGAGCGCGACAAGCGTGCAGAAGCCGGGGTCGCCGTGGACGAACTGGCGGGTGCCATCCACGGGGTCGACGATCCAGACCGGTGCCTCACCCTGTATCGCCTCGTACGAAGCGGGGTTGGCGTGCACGGCTTCCTCGCCGACCACGACGGAGCCGGGCAGCAGCTTGGGCAGCACCTCGGTGAGATAGAGCTCGGCCCTGCGGTCGGCATCGGTCACCAGGTCGTGCGGTCCGCTCTTCTGGTCGACCTCGTGGGCGGCGAGCTGCCGGAAGCGCGGCATGATCTCCGCGGCCGCCGCCTCACGGACCGCTTCTTCGACGTCGGACACATGCCGGGCGAGAAACTCTTCGATGGTTTCGTTTTCTTCGATCATGCCTCCATGAGAGCACGCGCCACTGACAATCCCCGCCGGGCCGGTGGACATCGGATGGAATCCGCCTGAAGACCAGGATTCGGACATCAGCGCCCGACCGCGTACCCCTGCATCCCCCGCGGATTCGCCGCCGCCGACAGGACACCCGTCTGCGGGTCCCGGGCGACCGCGCACAGCCGGCCCTCGGACCAGTCGTCACCGATCGTCACGTCGTGCCCCCGGCTGCGCAGCTCCTCGACCACTCCGTCCGCCGTGCGGGCCTCGACGGTGACACTCCCGGGGCGCACGCCGCGCGGGTAGAAGGAACCCGGGAAGCTGTCGTTGTGCCAGTTCGGGGCGTCGATCGCGCCCTGGAGGTCCAGACCGCCGCGCACCCGGGGGCGCAGGGCGACGGCGAGGAAGAAGTGCAGCTGCCACTGGTCCTGCTGGTCCCCGCCGGGCGTACCGAACGCCAGCACCGGCACCCCGTCGCGAAGCGCGACGGAGGGGGTGAGGGTGGTCCGGGGGCGGCGGCCCGGGGTGAGGGAGTTCGGCAGGCCCTCCTCCAGCCAGGCCATCTGGAGCCGGGTGCCGAGGGGGAAGCCCAGCTCGGGTACGACGGGGTTGGACTGGAGCCAGCCGCCGCTGGGCGTGGCCGCGACCATGTTTCCCCAGCGGTCGACGACGTCGAGGTGGCAGGTGTCGCCCCGGGTGGAGCCGTCGGCGGCGATCTCGGGCTCGCCGGGCGCGCCGGGCGCGGACGGGGCCGGGAGTCTGGCGACGGTCGGTTCCCCGGCTCCCAGGGGGTCGAATCCGGGTTCGTCCGTGGTCACCACGCGCGCGTGCGCGCACAGTCGCGGGGTGCGTCCGCCGGGGCTGCCGGGCCGCAGGTCGTAGGAGGCCTTGTCTCCGACGAGCGTCCGCCGGTCGGCGTTGTAGGCGTCGGACAGCAGTTCGTCGAGCGGTACGTCGGCTCCGCCGGACGCGTCCCCGTACCAGGCCTCCCGGTCGGCCATGGCGAGCTTGCAGCCCTCGATCAGCAGGTGGACGTAGTCGGCGGAGCCGTACTGGGGCAGCTCGGGCGGGAGCAGCGCGAGCTGCTGGAGGAGAGCCGGGCCCTGGCTCCAGGGGCCGGCCTTGCAGAGGGTCCAGCCGTGCCAGTCGTAGGTCGCCGGGGCCTCGTAGGACGCGGACCAGGAGGCGAGATCGGCGGCTGTCAGGGTGCCGGTGTGGTGCGTGCCGCTGGTGTCGAGGGTGGGCCGCGCGGACTGCCGTACGAGCGCCTCGGCGATGAATCCGGTGCGCCACACCTCCCGTGCCGCCTCGATCTGGGCGACGCGGTCCCCCGCCCCGGCGACCTCGGCGAGCAGGCGCTTCCAGGTGGCGGCGAGCGCGGGATTGCGGAACAGCCGGCCGGGCCGGGGCGGCTGCCCGCCGGGCAGGTACACCTCCGCGGAGGAGGTCCACTCCGTCTCGAACAGCACCCGTACGGTCTCCACGGTCGCGCCGATGTTCTCCACGGGCGCGTGCCCGTCCTCGGCGTACCCGACGGCGTACTTGAGGACGTCGGCGAGCGTCCTGGTGCCGTGGTCGCGGAGCAGGAGCATCCAGGCGTCGAAGGCGCCGGGCACGGCGGCGGCGAGGGGGCCGGTGCCGGGTACGAGATCGAGTCCCAGTCCCCGGTAGTGCGCGACCGTGGCCCCGGCGGGCGCGACACCCTGCCCGCACAGCACCCGCACCTCGCCGTCGGCCGGCGCGATGATGATCGGCACCTCACCGGCGGGCCCGTTGAGATGCGGTTCGACGACGTGCAGGACGAAGCCCGCGGCGACGGCGGCGTCGTACGCGTTGCCGCCGTCCTCCAGGACGGCCATCGCCGACTGAGAGGCCAGCCAGTGCGTGGAGGACACCATCCCGAAGGTGCCCTGGAGCGTGGGTCGGGTGGTGAACACGGGCGGCTCCTTCACTGCGGCACACGATCCGATGATCGTACGTACCCCGTGCCGCGCTCCCGATGGACCCGGTAGACCCGCTGCACCAGCCGCGCCCGCTCACCTCCCGGTTAGGACCGACGCCGTCCCGCCGTCAGCACGTGGCCGCTCGCGCCGAGCAGTGCCGGATCGGACTCGATGCGACGGGTCGCGGACATGACGGCCTCGCGGCGTTCCGGGTCGTCCAGCCACTGCTCGACACCGCCCATGAGCCAGGCGACACCCTCCAGCCCGTACTGGCCTTCCGGGACGAGTCCGGCCTCGCTGAACTCGGCCGGCACCTCGGTCGGTTCGGCGAAGTAGGCGGTTGTGAACAGGCCCCCCACGGTGCCGTGTCGGCCGGTGGCGCTGACCTCGTCGGTGTGGGCCCGGTGAACCGGGTCGAAGTAGTGCTCCTTCCGAAGCAGGTCGTGCAGTGCGGCATGGCGGTTGATGGTGGCCGCGACCACCGGTCCCCCGGGCCGGACGACCCGCAGCGCCTCACTCAACGCCTTCACCCGGTCCGGTCGTTCGGGCAGGTGGTACAACGGCCCCAGCATCAGGACCACGTCCTGGGAGGCGTCCTCCACGGGCAGCGCACGGGCGTCCCCGAGCCGCGCGGTGACGCCGGGCAACCGTCCCGCCTGGTCCACGTGCAGCGGCACGGGATCGATCACCTCGACCTCGTACCCGTCCCGCGCAAGCCACTCCGCGTGCACCCCGCTGCCCCCGCCGACATCCAGCACGCGCGCGGGAGCCGCGGGCAGCAGCCTCCGAAGCACGTCCTGGGTCCGCCAGAACTCAAGCCGCCCGGAACCCCGCCGGATCCGGGCGTCCTCCTTGCCGCGCGCGTAGTAGTCGAGGATCTCCTCGCGCACGGCGGGGAGTTCGGGGGACGGGTTCTCCGTGGTGGCCGATGAGGAGGACATGCGTCAAGGCTGCGGACGGGGGCGGAACGGCGCAAGCTGTTATCGAAATGCCTGCCTCATCACCTATGCGAGTTTCGCCTTGCTGTACAGCATTGAGGAGGAATTAGGCGCTATCGGCGCCGATTTGCCTATTCCGACGGACAGTCCGGGCGGCCCACGGCAAGTGACAGTCATCGCACCGCCACGGAGCGAGTTCTTACTTCCGCCCCACAGGCAGTCATGTGACACTGGCGTCCCGTCCGGAGTGCGGACCCCCTCCGCACCGTCCCCCACGAGAAGTGCGCCTTGAGCCTTCCTCTGCCGCTCGCACTCACCACCCGCCTCGCGCCCGTCGCCGTGCTCGCCACGGCCGGCTGGGCGCTGTCCTCGGGTCCGCTCGCCGCGGCGCCGTCCGACAACAACGAGACGGCGGCCACCACGGGCGCGTCCGCGGCGCCCACCGCGCCCTCGACATCGGCGGCCACGAAGACCTTCGCCGCCGCGCCGGCGCCCTGCTCGGCCGTGACCCCGGGGACGATCAAGTCCCT
The DNA window shown above is from Streptomyces sp. NBC_01451 and carries:
- a CDS encoding inositol monophosphatase family protein; this translates as MIEENETIEEFLARHVSDVEEAVREAAAAEIMPRFRQLAAHEVDQKSGPHDLVTDADRRAELYLTEVLPKLLPGSVVVGEEAVHANPASYEAIQGEAPVWIVDPVDGTRQFVHGDPGFCTLVALAHRGVVRASWTFAAARDQLATAIRGQGAFLDGTPLHAGVPQPGSDLRVATSHPDYTTDEQKRALLGLWTDGVRPRACGSAGLEYLAIARGELDATAFSWEAAWDHAAGILLVEEAGGAHLTRAGEPFRITGGNVLPFTAARDAATARRVAELLSGAA
- a CDS encoding gamma-glutamyltransferase family protein, which encodes MFTTRPTLQGTFGMVSSTHWLASQSAMAVLEDGGNAYDAAVAAGFVLHVVEPHLNGPAGEVPIIIAPADGEVRVLCGQGVAPAGATVAHYRGLGLDLVPGTGPLAAAVPGAFDAWMLLLRDHGTRTLADVLKYAVGYAEDGHAPVENIGATVETVRVLFETEWTSSAEVYLPGGQPPRPGRLFRNPALAATWKRLLAEVAGAGDRVAQIEAAREVWRTGFIAEALVRQSARPTLDTSGTHHTGTLTAADLASWSASYEAPATYDWHGWTLCKAGPWSQGPALLQQLALLPPELPQYGSADYVHLLIEGCKLAMADREAWYGDASGGADVPLDELLSDAYNADRRTLVGDKASYDLRPGSPGGRTPRLCAHARVVTTDEPGFDPLGAGEPTVARLPAPSAPGAPGEPEIAADGSTRGDTCHLDVVDRWGNMVAATPSGGWLQSNPVVPELGFPLGTRLQMAWLEEGLPNSLTPGRRPRTTLTPSVALRDGVPVLAFGTPGGDQQDQWQLHFFLAVALRPRVRGGLDLQGAIDAPNWHNDSFPGSFYPRGVRPGSVTVEARTADGVVEELRSRGHDVTIGDDWSEGRLCAVARDPQTGVLSAAANPRGMQGYAVGR
- a CDS encoding class I SAM-dependent methyltransferase, with translation MSSSSATTENPSPELPAVREEILDYYARGKEDARIRRGSGRLEFWRTQDVLRRLLPAAPARVLDVGGGSGVHAEWLARDGYEVEVIDPVPLHVDQAGRLPGVTARLGDARALPVEDASQDVVLMLGPLYHLPERPDRVKALSEALRVVRPGGPVVAATINRHAALHDLLRKEHYFDPVHRAHTDEVSATGRHGTVGGLFTTAYFAEPTEVPAEFSEAGLVPEGQYGLEGVAWLMGGVEQWLDDPERREAVMSATRRIESDPALLGASGHVLTAGRRRS